From one Triticum aestivum cultivar Chinese Spring chromosome 4B, IWGSC CS RefSeq v2.1, whole genome shotgun sequence genomic stretch:
- the LOC123089427 gene encoding NAC domain-containing protein 22 — MAMAAVASPTMEVEQDLPGFRFHPTEEELLGFYLSRVALGKKLHFDIIGTLNIYRHDPWDLPGLAKIGEREWYFFLPRDRKAGSGGRPNRTTERGFWKATGSDRAIRSTADPKRVIGLKKTLVFYQGRAPRGTKTDWVMNEYRLPDTGAPPPQEDTVLCKVYRKATPLKELEQRAFAMEEMKQRPCGNGGYGYGGAARACPVPAAGDFYLSPSDDVQENFLTPPSSSSSSVALSGNSSNAPRVAKKEADVGTVTVASTSSLSQAANAPFHLQLPAVNPPCGLQLPAANHGMPNMSSLQLPAASQGVLDLPSLQLPAASSHGVFDWLNDPFLTQLRSPWQDQHCMSPYAHLLY; from the exons ATGGCAATGGCAGCAGTGGCGTCGCCGACCATGGAGGTTGAGCAGGACCTCCCCGGCTTCCGGTTCCACCCCACGGAGGAGGAGCTCCTCGGCTTCTACCTCTCCCGCGTCGCCCTCGGCAAGAAGCTCCACTTCGACATCATCGGCACCCTCAACATCTACCGCCACGACCCCTGGGACCTTCCCG GACTGGCAAAGATCGGGGAGAGGGAGTGGTACTTCTTCCTACCGCGTGACCGGAAGGCGGGGAGTGGCGGCCGGCCGAACCGGACGACGGAGCGGGGGTTCTGGAAGGCCACGGGCTCCGACAGGGCCATCCGGAGCACCGCCGATCCCAAGCGGGTCATCGGCCTCAAGAAGACGCTCGTCTTCTACCAGGGCCGCGCTCCTCGGGGCACCAAGACCGACTGGGTCATGAACGAGTACCGCCTCCCCGACACCGGCGCGCCGCCTCCCCAGGAGGACACGGTGCTGTGCAAGGTGTACCGGAAGGCAACGCCACTCAAGGAGCTCGAGCAGAGAGCATTTGCGATGGAGGAGATGAAGCAGAGGCCCTGCGGCAACGGTGGGTACGGCTACGGTGGCGCGGCCAGAGCGTGCCCCGTCCCGGCAGCCGGCGACTTCTACCTGTCGCCGTCCGACGACGTCCAGGAAAACTTCCTGacccccccctcctcctcctcctcgtcggtggCGCTGTCCGGCAACAGCAGCAACGCGCCCAGGGTAGCGAAGAAGGAAGCAGACGTCGGCACGGTCACCGTCGCATCGACGTCGTCTCTGTCGCAAGCGGCGAACGCCCCCTTCCATCTTCAGCTCCCGGCCGTGAACCCACCCTGCGGCCTCCAGCTCCCGGCGGCGAACCATGGGATGCCGAACATGTCCAGCCTGCAGCTACCGGCGGCGAGCCAGGGTGTTCTGGACCTGCCAAGCCTGCAACTACCGGCGGCGAGCAGCCACGGAGTGTTCGATTGGCTAAATGACCCGTTCCTGACGCAGCTGCGTAGCCCGTGGCAGGACCAGCATTGCATGTCCCCTTACGCCCATCTGCTATACTAG